GGTGTCCAGGGATACATTCCCACGATGCTTTTTCTGGCGGCGCAACCGATCCCTGCACAAATTCAGCGCGATCGCAAAGATCCACGTCTTTACCGCAGCACGGGGAGAGTAGCGGGCTGCGTTTTGATAGACGCGATAAAAAGCCTCCTCGGTTATCTCAGCGGAATCACTTTCATTACCCAAGTACCGGTACGTGAAGCGGAAAAGCGGCTCCTTGTAGCGTCCCATCAGGCAGGCCAAGGCCTGTTCATCTCCATGGGCGATTCGCTGGATGAGCTGACTGTCGTCATCGTTTTCCGGCATGAGAGAATCATTGGGGAATACTCAACGCCTGCCCTGCAAGCTTCTTGAGGCGCTCTTGCTTATCCGGAGGCAGGACACTCATCATCTGGAAATAATGACGGATGGCCAGCTCCTGCAACTGCCCATGGACGAGGTGGAGCTCATGGATCGCGTGCTGCACCTCAGGGGAAAACTGATCGGAACTGACAAGCAGCTCCCGCAGGTCCTCGATCTTTGCCTGAAATGCCGCCTGCAGGACTGCCTTCTCTTGGCGGTATTTCGGCTCAAACTCATCGATAGCCGCCGCTTCTTCATCCGTTAAATTCAGCTCCTTGTGCAGCCACTGATGCCCGTGCGCGGCGTCATGTTGACTCCAGTCCTCACGGGGCATCATGAACAACGAGGTCAGAAACGACACCCCAATACAGAGCACGATGAGACCGGCAAAGACTGCGAGCAGGAGACCCGCTTTACTCCCTTTATGACTTCCGCCGCTCATGCTCAGTGCGCGTTATCAAAGTTCATGATTTCGTTGTTGCTCAAAACGCCAAAATCTAGCGCCCTGACGGCTAGCTGCTGCTTGTGAGCGACAGAGATTTGGGTAGTGGTCTTCATGACTGTCATGAAGACACTTACGCCAACAACCAGGGTAATGACTGCGGCCACAAAAGCAGGTTTCGGCAGGAGGGCCGTGAACCACGACCAAAGCAGTCCCTCTGATTCATTACGGGATAGTCGGACTCTACGCAGTACATGACTTTCCAGCGAACCAGGGCAGTCCGGGAGTGGCGACTGCCTGACCTGCGTAATGAGATTATCAAATTCCTGATCCGTCATAGTCTATTAAACGCGAGTTTCCCTGAAAACCCTCAAAAATGATTTCATAGAAAAAACGCCGAAGTGGAAGAACGAAATCATGCGATTCAGCGGCCGTGGCGACAACTGCGAGACAAACCCAGCTGTCAGCACTGCAAAACCCCGGCGTCCCTACCCGACTTCCCCGGCCAGGGACGCCGGGGGGCGCACGTGGTTTTATCTTTTCCGCTGGAGGATAATTTTACTCAGAGGTGAGCCCAGCCAGCTCAAAGCTGGCGAGCCCCCCGTAGCCCAGAGGGAGATAGATGCGGTTTCCATCTGAGATTGGACGAGAGGGATTTCCCTTGAACGTGACTTTCTTAACAAGCGCCGGGGCCACGCTCCTGTCTTCAGAGAGTTTATAAACGGATAACTCCCCCTTACTGCGACTCGCAATAAGCAGGTAGTCACCGATCACGGTAGGGACTCCCGCTGTATAATTTATCGATAAGGTTTCCACATGCGGGTTAGAGGCCAGAGAGGATGAGTAAACGCCTTTATTTGTAGGATCAAAGCGGTACAGCTTACTCCCGGCGGTTCCCAGTACTTGATCACCATCGGCAGCCAAGCCGAAGCCCTGTCGCATACCACTTACCCAGGTTTCGTTGATCACGGGGTCAGCAGCGCTTCCGCCCACGCCAAAATCGCACACAACGGTTTTCGAGCCATTGGCGAAGACCATCAGGTATCTGTCTTGAGCGCACTCCCGGGTGATTTGATTCTGGTACACCATTGTGTAGGGGAATTTCTGGTACGCCTTCGGATTTGCGATATCCGACACATCGATAAGTGCTGAGGTATTCCCTCTCTGTACGAGTGCAAACCTGGCATCGGGCGAAAGCGCCACCTCTACAATCGGCGAAACACCAGATTTGTAGCCGCCCTTGTAGGTGATTTTATCCGGGCTGGTCTCGTCGATCTCGTAAATGCACAGGCCAGCCGTGTTCTCAGCAGCGTAGATCTTGTTTCCAACGATTTGGATGTCATTGGTGATATCGTGCGAGGGGTATTGGCTGATGATGTTCATCTCATCGTCGATGACGTAGATACCATCTGCCCCCGATGCCACGTAGGTGTAGTCACCATACCTGGCACAGGCCCAGACCTGACTGCCCGGCTGAAATAACCTACCCTCCTTAAAGCCCATCGCACTCAGGTCATTCGAGAAATAAGAGCCCGTGTATGCCTGCTTCGGGAAAACCGTTGAGTCATCTTTATCCGTAGCCTCTGCCAGATAATCCTTTCCGTGGAGCACATACAGATCATTCGACTTATTGGCGATATACATGGTCCCGTCCTGTACATCGCAGTCGATCAAGGCCCCATGTCTTTCCAGCTCTGGATCGTACGGAAAGACCCAGGTAGACTTCGGCTTAGACTTACTAAACCCGGGCTCCCCCTCCTTGGCCATGACCTCGATGTGTGCCACGCGTTTCGGCAGGCGCTTATCTGTCGTATCGTAGACGTAGATGCCATTATAGGTGCTCGCAAGGTATGCGTAATGACCGGCAACACTCACACGCCAGACATCCGGGTAGGAGCAGTACATGCGCCCATCGGCTCTCACCCGGGAGAGCAACACAGGATTCTCAGGGTCGGTGATATCATACATCTCCATACCATTACCGAGTGCGTAGCCTGGGCTCGTCGCCTGCGGAGTCTTACTCTCCATATGCCCGGTGGCAGCGTACAAGATACCCTGCTTGATATTAACGCCGTCGCCACGCCCTTTCAGCTGTATGTCACCGATAACACGGGGATTTTCAACATCGCGCACGTCGCACACTCTCACCTTACAAGCCCCCCATACGCCCGCATAGAGGTATCCGTTGTAGACCTTACAGTCCTGCGTCTCTCCGGTCGGGATATTAGAGACCATGACAGGATGATAGAGGTCAGAGATATCAACAATATCGACGCCAAAGACCCGGTCCGCGATAAAGCAATACTTACCCTGTATATCAATCCCTGTGGCTGCCTCCAGCGAATCAATCCGGGACGCAAGTACTGGATTCACAGGATCGGAGATGTCGAAGACAAAAACCTCATTCGTTCTGGCGGTCACGACAAGCCCCTGCCCGTCGTCGGTGATACTCATTTGTCTAAAATCGCCATAGGGCTTCGTGCTCTTAACCAGCGTTGGGTTATCGCCACGATCATTGGCCTGGAAGACGTGCAACCCCTTATTCGTAATGGCGTAGATATACTCGCCGTTTGCGATAACATCCGCGCAGTTACCGATCCCCATGCCTTCGCCCCAATCGACAACAACAGTCTCCCAGCCATCAGACTCGACCATGTAGTAGCCGCTCCTGGCTCCCTCGAATGTGGTATCACTGGCATCGACGCGAATCCCCCCCAGGTAGACTTTCTGGAGCTGCCCCCCGAGTGTCATCCGGATATTCACCTCGTTGCCGGTAGCTTTGAAAGGAACAAAGATCTGCGTCCATTGCCCGCAAAGCTGATAAGTGAAACCCGTGAGCTCTTTTCCAGACTTGTCGTCGATCGACACCTTCAGCGTGTCATACGCATCGGTCACTTTTGCATAAAAACTGAGCACGTAGACCTTTCCGGCCACCAACT
This genomic interval from Ruficoccus sp. ZRK36 contains the following:
- a CDS encoding sigma-70 family RNA polymerase sigma factor, with the protein product MPENDDDSQLIQRIAHGDEQALACLMGRYKEPLFRFTYRYLGNESDSAEITEEAFYRVYQNAARYSPRAAVKTWIFAIALNLCRDRLRRQKKHRGNVSLDTPSDDRQGVTPLLGSIDAGGADPHEELQSSDAIRRINTAIHTLPEKLKFPFVYCVLEEHAYDECAAILKTSRKTVETRIYRARKWLRDKLANLL
- a CDS encoding periplasmic heavy metal sensor → MSGGSHKGSKAGLLLAVFAGLIVLCIGVSFLTSLFMMPREDWSQHDAAHGHQWLHKELNLTDEEAAAIDEFEPKYRQEKAVLQAAFQAKIEDLRELLVSSDQFSPEVQHAIHELHLVHGQLQELAIRHYFQMMSVLPPDKQERLKKLAGQALSIPQ